In Acinetobacter radioresistens DSM 6976 = NBRC 102413 = CIP 103788, one DNA window encodes the following:
- a CDS encoding LPD1 domain-containing protein gives MSIGNNTESQNYIGDVGEKFEGAKKDMAQPANFNFNQSGSESEITKRKLWSRPNFREDVRGGLNTAKHAILFMIVYDNLTSKPYEYLRFNITDYGWAKAYQYSIEFLKNAYENEHYESIKKLTDDFNAFMGSKYPNSKKLYEKYAAGKSTQRSVTHPLSLNMEARLRLNCLEALGWAEDEDILDTDNYGACILTDTRTRKDSWYAVKGATAKSVSTLNDWVAYKTFDEAMAESKRIFEKEILSIRKNTPKQKKERSKPPKRPTFDRPFIRQGPNYRNDEPVSVEKFVETFRFRGVEFGNWVTQAERQGFLDATYDSFMDLARIFKLPPTFASLGGTLGIAFGSRGKGADNVAAHFERDQWLIHLTKTKGVGALSHEFGHALDAYISKRNNLVSSFITENFGQVIRGRHPTVKHNLYFEHNNMKDSQMMPEFTDLLHVLLFADGDHKRKLPSNFCKNGVNLDSQTRKVYWADPVELFARAFESWISDRLVEQGEINEFLVYGTDQTPSSWNAKFNMYPEGAEREMMVQAMDTWIAALVNTWKTPAK, from the coding sequence ATGTCTATAGGGAATAATACAGAATCTCAAAACTATATCGGGGATGTCGGGGAAAAGTTTGAAGGCGCGAAAAAAGACATGGCGCAACCGGCTAATTTTAATTTTAATCAGTCCGGATCAGAGAGTGAGATCACCAAGCGTAAGTTGTGGAGCCGGCCAAACTTTAGGGAAGATGTAAGAGGCGGTCTAAACACAGCGAAACACGCAATCCTATTCATGATTGTATATGACAACCTCACCAGTAAGCCGTATGAATATCTACGATTCAATATTACAGATTATGGTTGGGCCAAGGCTTATCAGTACAGCATCGAATTTTTGAAAAATGCCTATGAAAACGAACACTATGAATCCATAAAGAAACTGACTGATGACTTTAATGCCTTTATGGGCAGTAAGTATCCAAACTCTAAAAAGCTTTATGAAAAGTATGCAGCAGGAAAATCAACACAACGAAGTGTTACCCATCCCTTAAGCTTGAATATGGAGGCACGACTACGGTTAAACTGTCTTGAAGCTTTAGGTTGGGCTGAGGATGAAGATATATTAGATACGGATAATTATGGAGCCTGCATTCTTACTGATACACGTACCAGAAAAGATTCATGGTACGCCGTCAAGGGAGCAACCGCCAAATCAGTCAGTACTTTAAATGATTGGGTAGCGTATAAGACATTTGATGAAGCGATGGCTGAATCAAAACGAATTTTTGAAAAAGAAATCTTAAGCATTCGTAAAAACACACCCAAACAGAAAAAAGAGCGATCAAAACCGCCCAAACGTCCTACCTTCGATCGACCTTTTATACGACAGGGACCTAATTATCGTAATGATGAACCAGTATCCGTAGAGAAATTTGTAGAAACATTCCGCTTTCGTGGCGTAGAGTTCGGTAATTGGGTAACACAGGCTGAACGACAGGGTTTCCTAGATGCAACGTATGATTCTTTTATGGACCTTGCTCGTATCTTCAAATTGCCGCCGACTTTTGCTTCTTTGGGGGGTACTCTTGGTATTGCATTCGGCAGTCGTGGTAAGGGAGCAGATAATGTGGCTGCACATTTTGAACGTGACCAGTGGCTTATTCATTTGACCAAGACTAAGGGAGTCGGCGCTTTGAGTCATGAATTTGGACACGCTCTCGATGCTTACATTTCAAAGCGGAACAATTTGGTCAGTAGTTTCATCACAGAAAATTTTGGTCAGGTTATTCGGGGCCGTCATCCGACTGTGAAGCATAATCTTTACTTTGAACACAACAATATGAAAGATAGTCAGATGATGCCGGAGTTCACAGATTTGCTGCATGTGTTGTTATTTGCAGATGGGGACCATAAACGCAAGTTACCAAGTAATTTTTGCAAAAATGGCGTAAATCTGGATAGCCAAACAAGAAAAGTTTATTGGGCTGATCCGGTTGAACTTTTTGCGCGTGCATTTGAATCGTGGATCAGCGATAGACTTGTGGAGCAAGGTGAAATTAATGAATTTCTGGTTTATGGGACAGACCAAACGCCGTCTAGTTGGAATGCAAAATTTAATATGTATCCAGAAGGTGCAGAGCGGGAAATGATGGTACAGGCAATGGATACTTGGATTGCTGCTTTAGTGAATACGTGGAAAACACCCGCTAAATAA